One window from the genome of Myxococcales bacterium encodes:
- a CDS encoding response regulator transcription factor produces MRYNGGVESPDKRRILIIEDEPDLARGLSDALHFEGFVTESRFTGLEGIAAVESWQPDLILLDLMLPDENGYHVCQEIRQRDPIVPVIMLTAKGQESDKVRGLEVGADDYVTKPFSVAELVARIKAIFRRQARLMSGDDAFSIGEWHVNLRKHTMSKGRAVKRLTFYEIEVIKILRERRDEPVSRDELLEKVWGVAPTPNNRSVDNFIVKLRRKLEEDQKEPKHIVTVYGQGYKLVP; encoded by the coding sequence ATGCGTTACAACGGCGGCGTGGAATCACCAGATAAACGGCGCATCCTCATCATCGAGGACGAACCCGATTTGGCGCGCGGGCTGTCCGATGCCCTGCATTTCGAGGGCTTCGTTACGGAAAGCCGCTTCACTGGCCTCGAGGGCATCGCCGCGGTCGAGTCATGGCAGCCTGATTTGATCTTGCTCGACCTGATGTTGCCCGACGAAAACGGCTATCACGTGTGCCAAGAGATTCGCCAGCGCGATCCGATCGTGCCGGTGATCATGCTAACCGCCAAGGGCCAAGAGAGCGACAAGGTGCGCGGGCTCGAGGTCGGCGCCGACGACTACGTCACCAAGCCGTTTTCCGTCGCCGAGCTGGTGGCGCGCATCAAGGCAATTTTTCGCCGCCAGGCGCGGCTGATGTCTGGCGACGATGCCTTCTCCATTGGCGAATGGCACGTCAACCTGCGCAAGCACACCATGAGCAAGGGGCGCGCGGTTAAGCGCCTAACCTTTTACGAAATCGAGGTCATCAAGATCTTGCGCGAGCGTCGCGACGAGCCCGTCTCGCGCGACGAGCTGCTCGAAAAGGTGTGGGGCGTCGCGCCCACGCCCAACAACCGCTCGGTCGACAACTTCATCGTCAAGCTACGGCGCAAGCTCGAAGAAGATCAGAAAGAGCCGAAGCACATCGTCACCGTATACGGCCAAGGCTACAAGTTAGTGCCGTGA
- a CDS encoding (2Fe-2S)-binding protein — MSTDTATPAPAPNTVTLTIDGTSVTVPKGTNVLEAAKTTGVDISAFCYHPGLSIAACCRQCLVTVEKSPKLAPSCQTTCGEGMVVHTKDAASTEARRQMLEFTLVNHPIDCPICDKAGECTLQKLYVDNNNQASRVDVPKVHKPKVKDLGPTIVLDAERCILCTRCIRVCDEVAGEHQLEMAHRGNHEELGCAPGAVLDNPYSLNTVDVCPVGALTSKDFRFTMRAWELDATPSVCTGCATGCNIEIHAKDDRVWRLVPRHNAAVNKYWMCDEGRLTYHALRENRLAAPLQNGLPSSWPKALAAAAELIKAHGKQVAFVASYDHCNEDNFALLKLAAAVGGPVFATGAAPVPGRADKILRDADVSPNRAGVTALAAALNVTLTDTSQLGAALAAGTVKAVVALGTTLDLGATKAPLIAIASHEVGAVRTAAIALPAAAWAEMSGTVTNRQNKTQRFHAAVSAPGLAKPAWQGVAELGELVGTKLGHKNAKEVFTAYAALSPSFADAKWGRDVRPLQLRFAGSRG; from the coding sequence ATGAGTACCGACACGGCCACCCCGGCGCCTGCGCCAAACACCGTCACCCTCACCATCGACGGCACCTCGGTCACCGTGCCCAAGGGCACCAACGTGCTCGAGGCCGCCAAGACCACGGGCGTCGATATCTCGGCGTTTTGTTATCACCCCGGCCTCTCCATCGCCGCGTGTTGTCGCCAGTGTCTGGTCACTGTCGAGAAGTCGCCCAAGCTCGCGCCGTCGTGTCAGACCACATGCGGCGAGGGCATGGTGGTGCACACCAAAGACGCCGCCTCCACCGAGGCGCGGCGGCAGATGCTCGAGTTCACCTTAGTGAACCATCCGATCGACTGCCCTATTTGCGATAAAGCCGGCGAGTGCACGCTGCAAAAACTCTACGTCGACAACAATAACCAAGCCTCGCGCGTCGACGTGCCCAAGGTACACAAGCCCAAGGTCAAAGACTTGGGGCCAACGATTGTCCTCGACGCCGAGCGCTGCATCTTGTGCACGCGCTGCATTCGCGTGTGCGACGAGGTCGCCGGCGAGCACCAACTCGAGATGGCCCATCGCGGCAACCACGAAGAGCTCGGCTGCGCGCCGGGCGCCGTGCTCGACAATCCCTATTCGCTCAACACCGTGGATGTCTGCCCGGTTGGCGCGCTGACGTCGAAAGACTTCCGCTTCACCATGCGCGCGTGGGAGCTCGACGCGACGCCATCGGTGTGCACCGGCTGCGCGACGGGCTGCAACATCGAAATCCACGCCAAAGACGACCGCGTGTGGCGCCTCGTGCCGCGCCACAATGCGGCGGTAAATAAATATTGGATGTGCGACGAGGGCCGTCTCACGTACCACGCGCTGCGCGAAAACCGCCTGGCGGCGCCGCTGCAAAATGGCTTGCCGAGCTCGTGGCCTAAGGCGCTCGCCGCCGCCGCCGAGCTCATCAAGGCGCATGGCAAACAGGTGGCGTTTGTCGCCTCGTATGACCATTGCAACGAAGATAATTTCGCGCTGCTCAAGTTGGCCGCCGCTGTTGGCGGACCGGTGTTTGCCACCGGCGCCGCGCCCGTGCCGGGCCGCGCCGACAAGATCTTGCGCGACGCCGACGTCAGCCCCAACCGCGCCGGTGTCACCGCGCTAGCCGCAGCGCTCAATGTTACCCTGACCGATACCTCGCAACTGGGCGCGGCGCTGGCCGCCGGCACTGTCAAAGCCGTGGTCGCGCTCGGCACCACGCTTGACCTTGGCGCCACCAAGGCGCCGCTCATCGCGATTGCCTCGCACGAAGTTGGCGCGGTGCGCACCGCCGCCATCGCGCTGCCCGCCGCCGCATGGGCCGAGATGTCGGGCACCGTCACCAATCGGCAAAACAAGACGCAGCGCTTTCACGCCGCCGTTTCAGCGCCCGGCCTCGCCAAGCCGGCGTGGCAGGGCGTCGCCGAACTCGGCGAATTAGTCGGGACAAAGCTCGGGCATAAAAACGCCAAGGAAGTCTTCACCGCCTACGCCGCGCTGTCACCATCCTTTGCCGACGCTAAATGGGGCCGCGACGTGCGGCCGCTGCAACTGCGCTTCGCCGGGAGCCGAGGGTAA
- a CDS encoding CPBP family intramembrane metalloprotease produces the protein MASASLVRRGYAHVVAAFDAIDAERAPLPANGPSERVVVATVLLVATLGMLLQEYVGARRFFVRHFSSYQDAAGAYWELWQFCWWGLWRVVGYIVLPCAAIWWVLRQRVRDFHLGLGELPKHAWLYGIMLLAVLPVVWLASQAPAFRDTYPFYSLAHRSAFDFIAWQLIYGAQFIGVEFFFRGWLLHGLRPMFGAHAIFIAVVPYCMIHFPKPMPEAIGSVIAGLVLGTMALRSKSIWGGVVLHIAVAVAMDALAIMARR, from the coding sequence ATGGCCAGCGCCTCGCTCGTTCGCCGCGGCTACGCCCACGTGGTTGCTGCCTTTGATGCCATCGACGCCGAGCGCGCGCCCCTGCCGGCAAATGGCCCCAGCGAGCGCGTGGTGGTCGCTACCGTGCTCTTGGTCGCAACCCTCGGCATGCTGCTGCAAGAGTACGTCGGCGCGCGGCGGTTTTTTGTGCGCCACTTTTCGTCGTATCAAGACGCGGCTGGCGCGTATTGGGAGCTGTGGCAGTTTTGTTGGTGGGGGCTGTGGCGGGTGGTGGGCTACATCGTGCTGCCGTGCGCCGCTATCTGGTGGGTGTTGCGCCAGCGGGTGCGAGATTTTCACCTTGGCTTAGGCGAATTGCCAAAGCACGCATGGCTCTATGGAATCATGTTGCTCGCGGTGCTGCCGGTGGTGTGGCTGGCCTCGCAGGCGCCCGCGTTTCGCGACACGTACCCGTTTTACTCATTGGCGCACCGCTCGGCGTTTGATTTTATCGCATGGCAGCTCATCTACGGCGCGCAGTTTATCGGCGTCGAGTTTTTCTTTCGCGGCTGGCTGCTGCATGGCCTGCGCCCCATGTTTGGCGCCCACGCCATCTTCATCGCGGTCGTGCCGTATTGCATGATCCATTTTCCCAAGCCGATGCCCGAAGCGATCGGCTCGGTCATCGCGGGGCTCGTGCTCGGCACCATGGCGCTGCGCAGCAAGAGCATTTGGGGTGGCGTCGTGCTCCACATCGCGGTGGCCGTCGCGATGGACGCGTTGGCGATTATGGCTCGCCGGTAG
- a CDS encoding NADH-quinone oxidoreductase subunit I, which produces MASGHHAAPPSDGPVVVSTSVKNPKQRSVLVARPTNDDASFLSATLTGLGITFKHFARNLLLPRDKGDIETVQYPEETIPYPERFRGLHRLMLRDDGNVRCVACMCCPTACPANCITIVPEEAADGSIEKRPAIFEIDELRCIACGLCVEACPCDAIRMDTGVHVKPVYERNQAIMNKEELMSRGSTSIATQGGEGAEWREKP; this is translated from the coding sequence ATGGCTTCAGGACATCACGCAGCTCCACCTAGCGACGGCCCGGTCGTCGTCTCGACCTCGGTGAAAAACCCAAAGCAGCGCAGCGTGCTGGTGGCGCGCCCGACCAACGACGACGCGTCGTTTTTATCGGCGACGCTGACGGGCCTCGGCATTACGTTTAAGCACTTTGCGCGCAACCTCCTCTTGCCGCGCGACAAGGGCGACATCGAGACGGTGCAGTACCCCGAGGAAACCATTCCGTATCCCGAGCGCTTCCGTGGCCTGCATCGCCTCATGTTGCGCGACGACGGCAACGTGCGCTGCGTCGCCTGTATGTGCTGCCCCACGGCCTGCCCGGCCAACTGCATCACGATTGTCCCCGAGGAGGCCGCCGATGGCAGCATCGAGAAGCGCCCGGCGATCTTCGAGATCGACGAGCTGCGCTGCATCGCCTGCGGCCTGTGCGTCGAGGCCTGCCCGTGCGACGCCATCCGCATGGATACCGGCGTCCATGTCAAGCCGGTTTATGAGCGCAACCAGGCGATCATGAACAAGGAAGAATTGATGTCGCGAGGTAGCACCTCCATCGCGACGCAGGGCGGCGAAGGCGCCGAGTGGCGCGAAAAGCCGTAA
- a CDS encoding macro domain-containing protein, translating into MGVSVSLDRAEVTTLAVDGIVNPTNSLCIMNTGLSGAIRRAAGAAIEQQAQLKAPLAVGAAIVTKGGNLPAKHIIHAPIIAEPGQRVITENVRRAARVALLAADAYKLKTIAIPAIGVDLGDVAPEEATRAIVEEIRAHRRPFPEHVILATTDLYVSQAFEDALRNAQQTS; encoded by the coding sequence GTGGGAGTATCAGTTTCATTAGACCGGGCCGAAGTCACCACCCTCGCGGTGGACGGCATTGTTAACCCGACCAATTCGCTCTGCATCATGAATACCGGGCTTTCCGGGGCGATTCGCCGCGCTGCCGGTGCCGCCATCGAGCAGCAAGCCCAGCTCAAGGCCCCACTGGCCGTGGGTGCCGCCATCGTGACCAAAGGCGGCAATCTTCCCGCCAAACACATCATCCACGCGCCCATCATCGCCGAACCTGGCCAACGCGTGATCACGGAGAATGTCCGTCGCGCCGCGCGCGTCGCGCTGCTGGCGGCCGATGCCTATAAGCTCAAGACCATCGCCATCCCCGCCATCGGCGTCGATTTGGGCGACGTCGCGCCGGAGGAAGCCACGCGCGCAATCGTCGAGGAAATTCGCGCCCATCGGCGACCATTTCCGGAACACGTCATCTTGGCGACCACAGATCTCTACGTCAGCCAAGCGTTTGAAGACGCCCTGCGCAACGCCCAACAGACGTCGTAG
- a CDS encoding NADH-quinone oxidoreductase subunit D translates to MADLKTLVLGRKDASDFDVVETLPADLMTINMGPSHPAMHGTVRMVLQLDGEKIVTTDVQPGYLHRCFEKEAEYATYTQIFPYTDRLNYVSPMINNCGYAMAVEKLMGIYGQLPRRAEYIRVIVSEISRITDHLTCVCASAMELGAFTIFFYFMKCREWLYCLLEELSGARLTHSYVRVGGVSKDLSDGFCDKLLDILVRMEKTLAEGEQMLNKNKIFRDRMAGVGALSKQEAIDWGCTGPIGRACGIDYDVRKDFPYSVYPEFEFDVPLGTTGDCYDRYLVRMEEIRQSVRILRQAVKQLPDGPVMIDDPRCALPPKQEAYNTIEAMIRHFKHIVDGIKVPAGQAYTFLEGGNGELGFYIVSDGTGRPYKCYVRSPSFVHLSTVPLLIVGQQIADVVPIFGMINMIGGECDK, encoded by the coding sequence ATGGCCGATCTGAAAACACTGGTACTCGGGCGCAAAGACGCCAGCGATTTCGACGTCGTCGAGACCCTGCCCGCAGACTTAATGACCATCAACATGGGCCCGTCGCACCCGGCGATGCACGGCACGGTGCGCATGGTGCTGCAGCTCGATGGCGAAAAAATTGTCACCACCGATGTGCAGCCGGGCTACCTGCACCGCTGCTTCGAAAAAGAGGCCGAGTACGCGACGTACACCCAGATTTTTCCGTACACCGACCGCCTCAACTACGTTTCGCCGATGATCAACAACTGTGGCTATGCCATGGCGGTTGAGAAACTCATGGGTATTTACGGCCAGCTGCCACGCCGCGCCGAATACATCCGCGTCATCGTCAGCGAAATCTCGCGCATTACCGACCACCTCACCTGCGTCTGCGCCAGCGCGATGGAGCTCGGCGCGTTTACGATTTTCTTCTATTTCATGAAGTGTCGCGAGTGGCTGTACTGCCTGCTCGAAGAGCTCTCCGGCGCGCGGCTGACGCATTCCTACGTCCGCGTCGGCGGCGTATCTAAAGATCTATCAGATGGCTTCTGCGACAAGCTGCTCGATATCTTGGTGCGCATGGAAAAAACGCTTGCCGAAGGCGAGCAAATGCTCAACAAGAACAAGATTTTCCGCGACCGCATGGCCGGCGTTGGCGCGCTCTCTAAGCAAGAGGCCATCGACTGGGGCTGCACCGGCCCTATTGGCCGCGCCTGCGGCATCGACTATGACGTACGCAAAGACTTTCCGTACTCGGTCTATCCCGAGTTCGAATTCGACGTGCCGCTCGGCACCACCGGCGATTGCTACGACCGCTACCTGGTGCGCATGGAGGAGATTCGCCAATCCGTCCGCATCCTGCGCCAGGCCGTGAAGCAACTGCCCGACGGCCCCGTCATGATCGACGACCCGCGCTGCGCCTTGCCGCCTAAGCAAGAGGCGTACAACACCATCGAGGCGATGATTCGCCACTTCAAGCACATCGTCGACGGCATCAAGGTGCCCGCAGGGCAAGCCTATACCTTTCTCGAGGGCGGCAATGGCGAGCTTGGTTTCTACATTGTCTCTGACGGCACCGGCCGTCCGTATAAATGCTACGTCCGCTCGCCGAGCTTCGTGCACCTCTCCACGGTGCCGCTGCTCATCGTCGGGCAACAAATCGCCGACGTCGTGCCCATCTTTGGCATGATCAACATGATCGGCGGGGAGTGCGACAAATGA
- a CDS encoding NADH-quinone oxidoreductase subunit A: MAILLAVGFCGLLTAVSVLIGPKSSNAIKNATFECGSDPIGSPRGQFSIKFYHIAILFLVFDIEAAFMYPWAVLYTKLSTNAAGGVSLLGFVEMFLFVAIITAALAYLWRKKALGWESN, from the coding sequence ATCGCAATTCTCCTGGCCGTCGGGTTTTGCGGCTTATTAACCGCGGTCTCGGTGCTCATCGGGCCCAAGTCCTCTAACGCGATCAAGAACGCGACGTTCGAATGCGGCTCGGATCCCATTGGTTCGCCGCGTGGCCAGTTCTCGATCAAATTTTATCACATCGCGATCTTGTTCCTCGTCTTCGACATCGAGGCGGCGTTCATGTACCCGTGGGCGGTGCTCTACACCAAGCTGTCCACCAACGCGGCCGGTGGCGTCAGCTTGCTCGGCTTTGTCGAGATGTTTTTGTTTGTCGCGATTATCACCGCCGCCCTGGCTTACCTGTGGCGAAAGAAGGCATTGGGATGGGAGTCGAACTAG
- the nuoB gene encoding NADH-quinone oxidoreductase subunit NuoB: protein MGVELATTRLEDAANWGRKNSFFTYPFVTACCGMEFMSVVGSKYDIARFGAEFPRFSPRQSDLMMIVGTITEKQGPALRRVYDQMAEPKWVIAFGVCASTGGFYQNYHAMPGADQVVPVDVYIPGCPPRPEQVLDAIILLQERVQKGTGRNQVSYRQQQAAQTDNAKLPTPAAKL, encoded by the coding sequence ATGGGAGTCGAACTAGCAACCACGCGGCTGGAAGACGCCGCGAACTGGGGTCGGAAGAATTCGTTCTTCACCTACCCGTTTGTCACCGCCTGCTGCGGCATGGAATTCATGTCGGTCGTCGGCTCGAAGTACGACATCGCGCGCTTTGGCGCCGAGTTTCCGCGCTTTTCGCCGCGGCAATCCGACCTCATGATGATTGTCGGCACCATCACCGAAAAGCAAGGCCCCGCGCTGCGCCGCGTCTATGACCAGATGGCCGAACCCAAGTGGGTCATCGCCTTTGGCGTCTGCGCGTCGACCGGCGGCTTTTATCAGAACTATCACGCCATGCCCGGCGCCGATCAGGTGGTGCCGGTGGATGTCTACATTCCGGGTTGTCCACCCCGCCCCGAGCAGGTGCTCGACGCGATCATCTTGTTGCAAGAGCGCGTGCAAAAGGGCACCGGCCGCAACCAAGTTAGTTATCGCCAGCAGCAAGCGGCGCAGACGGACAACGCCAAGCTGCCGACGCCGGCTGCCAAGCTCTAG
- a CDS encoding NADH-quinone oxidoreductase subunit H, with translation MIPTILNSPITKWLLLVFGFVMPLASLLTWAERRQSAMMQDRLGPNRAMLPLLGMKIRLKGILHFVADGIKMAFKEDVVPTNAHKGLFTLAPIIALAPVLVAFAIIPFGPTIFPHSLTAPLDVAALAAAPTAPGFADAIRLQILQVDFGLLFYFAVLTLANYGTTLAGWASYNKWALLGGLRGSSQMMAYEVSMGLSLMGVFLLVGSLEPGWIAAHGASSTMSASNPMNWLWLWQPLALVLFFTASIAETKRAPFDIPEGESEIVGYFVEYSGMRFGMFYLAEFIEIVFVSAVVTTVFFGGYQVPFLDPDGFRFGGYVNELGISTGGAFFAMDHWLVSLLQFAAFGLKVVLLCSFQLLIRWTLPRFRADQLMNLGWKWLLPLALANVMLTALIKLFFI, from the coding sequence ATGATACCAACCATTCTCAACTCACCGATTACCAAGTGGCTGCTCTTGGTGTTTGGCTTTGTCATGCCGCTCGCCTCGCTGCTCACGTGGGCCGAGCGTCGCCAGAGCGCGATGATGCAAGACCGCCTCGGCCCCAACCGCGCGATGCTGCCGCTGCTCGGCATGAAGATCCGCCTCAAGGGCATTCTTCACTTTGTCGCTGACGGCATCAAGATGGCATTCAAAGAAGACGTCGTGCCAACCAACGCCCACAAGGGCTTGTTTACCTTGGCGCCGATTATCGCGCTCGCCCCGGTGCTGGTGGCGTTTGCCATCATTCCGTTTGGCCCGACGATTTTTCCGCACAGCCTGACGGCGCCGCTCGATGTTGCCGCGCTCGCCGCCGCCCCTACCGCGCCCGGCTTTGCCGACGCCATCCGCCTGCAAATCTTGCAAGTCGACTTTGGCCTGCTGTTCTACTTCGCCGTGCTCACCCTTGCCAACTACGGCACCACGCTGGCTGGCTGGGCCAGCTACAACAAGTGGGCGCTCCTTGGCGGCCTGCGCGGCTCATCGCAAATGATGGCCTACGAAGTGTCCATGGGCCTGTCGCTGATGGGCGTGTTCTTGCTCGTCGGCAGCCTCGAGCCGGGCTGGATCGCGGCGCACGGCGCCAGCAGCACCATGTCGGCCAGCAATCCCATGAACTGGCTGTGGCTGTGGCAGCCGTTGGCGCTGGTGCTCTTTTTTACGGCGTCGATCGCCGAGACCAAGCGCGCGCCGTTTGACATCCCCGAGGGCGAATCGGAAATCGTCGGCTACTTCGTCGAATACTCGGGCATGCGCTTTGGCATGTTCTATCTCGCCGAGTTCATCGAAATCGTCTTCGTCTCGGCCGTGGTCACCACCGTGTTCTTTGGCGGCTACCAGGTGCCCTTCCTCGACCCCGATGGTTTCCGCTTTGGCGGCTACGTCAACGAGCTCGGCATTTCGACGGGCGGCGCCTTCTTCGCCATGGACCACTGGCTGGTGTCGCTGCTGCAATTTGCGGCGTTTGGCCTCAAGGTGGTCTTGCTGTGCTCGTTCCAGCTGCTCATTCGCTGGACCCTGCCGCGTTTCCGCGCCGACCAGCTGATGAACCTGGGCTGGAAATGGCTCTTGCCGTTGGCGCTGGCCAACGTCATGCTGACGGCACTGATCAAGTTGTTTTTTATCTAA
- a CDS encoding NADH-quinone oxidoreductase subunit C has product MSQKVIDAIKSKFAHAVEHTESQFGDEIALIKRDALKDIALFLRDDPAMAFDQAMFVTCLDRSEQRVPGIADDEPVDPRFEVSYQLRSLAHRHRVRLAVRVTEADPRVASLASVWPALNWQERETYDMYGIKFEGHPDLRRIYLYEEFVGFPLRKDYPKDKRQPLIRRADLQTETLENK; this is encoded by the coding sequence ATGTCGCAAAAAGTAATCGATGCCATCAAGAGCAAGTTTGCTCATGCGGTGGAACACACGGAGTCGCAATTTGGCGACGAAATCGCGCTCATCAAGCGCGACGCGCTCAAAGACATCGCGCTGTTTCTGCGCGACGACCCGGCAATGGCGTTTGACCAGGCGATGTTCGTCACCTGCCTCGATCGCTCGGAGCAACGCGTGCCGGGCATCGCCGACGATGAACCGGTCGATCCACGCTTCGAGGTTTCGTACCAGCTGCGCTCGCTGGCGCACCGCCATCGCGTCCGCCTCGCGGTGCGCGTTACCGAGGCCGACCCACGCGTCGCCTCGCTGGCCAGCGTGTGGCCGGCGCTCAACTGGCAAGAGCGCGAGACCTACGACATGTACGGCATCAAGTTCGAGGGCCACCCCGATCTGCGCCGCATCTATCTCTACGAAGAATTTGTCGGCTTTCCGCTGCGCAAAGACTATCCCAAAGACAAGCGCCAGCCGCTCATCCGGCGCGCCGACCTGCAAACCGAGACGCTCGAGAATAAGTAA